The genome window NNNNNNNNNNNNNNNNNNNNNNNNNNNNNNNNNNNNNNNNNNNNNNNNNNNNNNNNNNNNNNNNNNNNNNNNNNNNNNNNNNNNNNNNNNNNNNNNNNNNNNNNNNNNNNNNNNNNNNNNNNNNNNNNNNNNNNNNNNNNNNNNNNNNNNNNNNNNNNNNNNNNNNNNNNNNNNNNNNNNNNNNNNNNNNNNNNNNNNNNNNNNNNNNNNNNNNNNNNNNNNNNNNNNNNNNNNNNNNNNNNNNNNNNNNNNNNNNNNNNNNNNNNNNNNNNNNNNNNNNNNNNNNNNNNNNNNNNNNNNNNNNNNNNNNNNNNNNNNNNNNNNNNNNNNNNNNNNNNNNNNNNNNNNNNNNNNNNNNNNNNNNNNNNNNNNNNNNNNNNNNNNNNNNNNNNNNNNNNNNNNNNNNNNNNNNNNNNNNNNNNNNNNNNNNNNNNNNNNNNNNNNNNNNNNNNNNNNNNNNNNNNNNNNNNNNNNNNNNNNNNNNNNNNNNNNNNNNNNNNNNNNNNNNNNNNNNNNNNNNNNNNNNNNNNNNNNNNNNNNNNNNNNNNNNNNNNNNNNNNNNNNNNNNNNNNNNNNNNNNNNNNNNNNNNNNNNNNNNNNNNNNNNNNNNNNNNNNNNNNNNNNNNNNNNNNNNNNNNNNNNNNNNNNNNNNNNNNNNNNNNNNNNNNNNNNNNNNNNNNNNNNNNNNNNNNNNNNNNNNNNNNNNNNNNNNNNNNNNNNNNNNNNNNNNNNNNNNNNNNNNNNNNNNNNNNNNNNNNNNNNNNNNNNNNNNNNNNNNNNNNNNNNNNNNNNNNNNNNNNNNNNNNNNNNNNNNNNNNNNNNNNNNNNNNNNNNNNNNNNNNNNNNNNNNNNNNNNNNNNNNNNNNNNNNNNNNNNNNNNNNNNNNNNNNNNNNNNNNNNNNNNNNNNNNNNNNNNNNNNNNNNNNNNNNNNNNNNNNNNNNNNNNNNNNNNNNNNNNNNNNNNNNNNNNNNNNNNNNNNNNNNNNNNNNNNNNNNNNNNNNNNNNNNNNNNNNNNNNNNNNNNNNNNNNNNNNNNNNNNNNNNNNNNNNNNNNNNNNNNNNNNNNNNNNNNNNNNNNNNNNNNNNNNNNNNNNNNNNNNNNNNNNNNNNNNNNNNNNNNNNNNNNNNNNNNNNNNNNNNNNNNNNNNNNNNNNNNNNNNNNNNNNNNNNNNNNNNNAAAAAAATGAAGCTTCGTTTACCTGTAGGAATTCATCGTCACCATCACTTAATTGTACCGTAGAGTTAACTTCCTTGTCATGAGCAGCAAACAGCTCCTTGCAATACTGTTCAACGAACTTGCTGTCATTGTTAATCCTTAAAACTGGAAAGGCATACGACCGATTGATAAATTGGTCTGTATTTGCAGAAATTCTAAATAACATTATCTTGCCAACTAATCCTGTGATTTCCTTTATGGGACCTGCAGTCtgtattttacaaataaaaacatTAACTGTATTAGAAGATTAATTAGAAAATTctttataattaaggaaaatattataaaatggaaaaagaaatttAAGGATACTTACATTCTTATTCCTCTCGTATAAGTCAGTGGCAGATGTTCCTATTAGTTCCATGCACTCTCTATCCCACAAAATAAAGGCAGCAGTACCCTTCATGTCAACAGCCCTAAGCCTAAGTTTATACCTTAGAACTCCATTTTTCCAAGTCATGTTACACTTTGTACATTTGAGATCACCTTCTAACATTTTAAGTTTCTTGTTGCATCCCAGTTTTCGACATGAACTATAACACCATTCATTGGATTTTTCAATACCATTGATCTTGGCAGCAACCCAGAATTCTCCATGCTGCCAAGATAATTTTAAATCATCTTAAAGGTCTTTATGAAATATTAAATAGAAattgtgaagaaaaaaaaatgtttttaccATTTCATTCTCATAGATCTCAGAAATGGTAGTCAACTCCATCTTCCTACTGGTTGAATCTTCAATGCTGTTTGTGAAACTGAAGCTTGTCATTGAACCTATACTGCGCATTGGAGTTTGTTCACCAATGTCCAACAGACTGTAGAaggtttaataatttaaaagcaaGTTTTTGAATTAAAAGTAATAGAAAACAGGAATATGAATTAAAGATGTTGATACCTCTCTTTGAAGTTCTGAATCTCAGGGCAGTCCACATCAATTAGGAGTTGAGTAACATCATATGAAGAAGATATTTTCACATCAccatctagaaaaaaaaaatgttgattaaACAGTTTAAAACTACTATCTAGggtagttttaaaaaaatgtttattaaaaaaaatgttgatttttACTAACCTCTACCACCAAGTTTGATTCTACAGAATTGGATCAACACAACCACAGGGTCCTTCGAAGCAGATCGGCAGAGTGGTTCCAGTTTGGCTACATGGTCATCCCAAAAGGTACAGTTCAAACGATTACCCCTAGTTGAatacagttaacatattgtTAGTTTAAATGAAATAGTAATGAAATCAAGGGCTATGAGTATTTTGACTTACATAGCATCTTCCAGAACAAAGTCGATTAGAACAGTACTGTGACCAGAGATTGTTTTCTCTTGGGGAGCACGTATTTCAACAATACGGCCAATTACATctaacaaaaagtaaaaaaaaaaaaaacagcagaCAGTAAGAAAAAATGAACTATATTGACATGAAGTATTTAGAGATAGTCTAAAACAGTATTGGTAAATAGAACTGCAATTTAGAGATAGTCTAAAACAGTATTGGTAAATAGAACTGCATATTTAGGATAGTCTAAAACAGTATTGGTAAATAGAACTGCATATTTAGAGCTAAAACAGCAGACAGTGGTAAATAGAACTGCATATTTAGAGCTAAAACAGCAGACAGTCAGAAAAAATGAACTATATTGACATGAAGTATTTAGAGATAGTCTAAAACAGTATTGGTAAAGACATGAAGTATTTAGAGATAGTCTAAAACAGTATTGGTAAACAGAACTGCATATTTAGAGCTAAAGGATCTTACCAATCAATTGCTTGACATCTATTGCTGGATTACTTTTCAAAGTATGGAAGGGTATGGGTCTGTACATGTGGTAAGGGAAATTTTCAGACCTAGATTCTTTCATGATAGTCTCATGATTGAACTGCAGCATGAACTCGTGCATGCTAGTCTTGTACGTATGCCAATTTGCAACAACATAAAAGTTTTTGAAACAATAGACACTCCCTTCTAAAAACCTTTCGGGGAATTTTGGTAGAACATCCTTTGGTATACAAAACCTTTCGGGGAATTTTGGTAGAACATCCTTTGGTATACAGGCATGTATTACAGTTGCCTGTACATAGCAACAgttaacaaatatataaaaataaaattatgatacGATCAAAATACTAAATAATTACGTTTTTGCAGAAAATTGGAAGATGAAAGATACCTCTTCGTCGTGCAGAACCAGCTCTTTACTCTTGATCTCGGATGAGCCCCTCCTTTCCGTTACAGTGTAGGATCTAACCACTCGAACCTTGACAGCACTCCTCCTCTTAAACGTCGTCAACTCATTCAACagacaatacatccccatgTTCCTGAAGTTCTAATGCAAATAGGATATCACcttgaatttgatttgatttgccGTTTGTATATTGCATTTATTCGTGATGGTTCACTAACCTGTAATATATATGTCTGCGTTTTAATGGACGTTTTGGCCTTCCCGGTGAATGCATACCTGGGATGTTGAACCGTCGGCAACGATTCCCTTTCCGATGAAAAGGGAATGATTTTGTTTACAGACGTGTGCCCCACAAAGCCtagtatttgaattaattatgtttccttTCTGAAGATGTATTATATTAGAAGATGTCCTTTAATAACGTTTTTATTTCCAAAACTGCACTGTTTCGCCATTCCCGCTTATACTGTTTCTATATCCAAAACTACGCCGTTTGTTCATGGGCGGGAACTGCATTTAATGCGGTTCTTCTGgcttttttattatagaagatatatagatatagatgtgTGGCTTTTatatagaatatagatatagatatagatttaaaTAGAATGAGAAagaattattactccgtaataatgtaatatatatacatgagggTGTTCCTTGTCATCGTGTTCCCATTCTCCATTCCCTCATCGGAATGGGTAATCAAATTTCGAAGACAATGGTCATCTCTAGTGGTATacttttattactattttttaatgtaggaatttaatatataagaaaaatattacttGTACTCTTAAATTTTACTTCAAACTTTCCATAATTTTTTCTGGACcgacaaaataaaaatgtcatatcCATCTTTGCcacatttgaaaatataattaatgaagtaGAATTTAAAAATCTCATAATAGAATTCGATATATAATACTtgctataattaattatattcattaatatttattttattatgatatgAAAGTGAGACAAATAAAATTTCTaacataaaagtaaaaataaatttaactaagAAAACCCAAAGTCAagttaagaaagaaaaaaaatcattttcaaaatagCATATGGAAAAGTTTAGTAAAGAAACCTGAAATCCGGTACGAAAATGCGCGGAAGTTTCCATGTAATTCCCAATGAAATGATTTCTCCTTTTCGGCTTTTCCAATGGGCTCGATCACCCTTCGCCGAAGTTCCCAAGTGATTTACGGAGAATTGGATTGCAGGTTTTTCGTGAAAATGGCGCTTAATCTTGGAAGTTGCTGACGCataaattaaatactaaatactatctatctatattctatatatacGTTATACGTTTGTGCACACTCAATATGCAAGAACGAACACAGCAGCATAACATAAGCAAGCTAAGGAAGCAGCACTGCAAATTAAAGGTTTCCGGCCAAGAGGAGCAGATCGATGGagtttatatattcatttcatggCTTCGTTCAGTAGTGAAAACGACAGCGGAAAGAAATGTAAGATGGTACCTGCGATCGCTCATCTTCTATTCACAGTATCCAACACGATGGTCATAATCTTTAGGGCCTACGTTAATCGCCAGTATTCCCTGCTGGCTTTCATATTTTTCATGTACTCTGCTTTCTTCCTGTTAGACTACTTCTCCTTCGTGTACCACCGCCTGTCGCTGTCGGCGGACCAGAAATCGCAGCGGTACAAGGATATGCTGGGACTCGCGATGTGGTTTTTGTTCTCGGCTATGATGTTTGGGTTGGGTTACCAGCTTGGCCCCCTTTTCCCCTTCTCATTTGCGCTGTTTCTTTACGCCATTGTTGGCGCTGGCAGTTGCATTCTTTTCTATCTCTACATGATCTTCGACGACCGTGGCGATGGTCGATTTGATCACAAGAAGTTTGAGGAACAAGTGTGCGATAATGTTTGAGGTCTGCATTTATGATATTGTATATTTACtgcattatatatgtaatttcaccaaaactaaaaaactaaatcagaattgattattaaaaaaaaaaggttatctAAAGAGAGCTAAAACTCTTTCTAGTGGTTGACATTATTTTCTTGAACCCATTAAATTTACATTCAGTGTATAAATACATGATGTCCATAAAAGCAAAGTAGAAATCTACTCCgtaatttaatttagtttccAAACCTTAAAGTGCTACTTTAGAAACATTCACATTTCACAATACttgtttcataaaaaaattttcaaaatgtacGACACCCTCTTAAAGGGTGAACATTTCTTTTATACAAATCTATAGATTTCCCAAGACATCTACCCATTAGAGGTAAGAGCACAAGGCCCCAATCACAATAACCTCTCAGAATGAACATAGACCCATCAAAAAGTCCAAGAGTGGGTCGACTAAGCAATGTCAGAACATGTAACTGAATATTGAGGCATAGGTTCTCAACAAATCACCaagaattattttttgaaatccaACTCCGCCAAATTAACAGCCGATTGAGCACGTTCATGTGACTGTATAACGTTCCTTGACCTAACTACTCCAAAACACAATTATGGCTTGAGAGCCAAGGCCAAACCAAACTTTGCCCTCTTGTCAACAGACTTTGTGTCCACTTCTCCAGATACAGTGAAAAGGGACTTGGGGCGCCACTCATGCTGAACAAGTGCACTTGCCTTCCCAAAGTTGTTAACCCTTGCCTTCACTATCGTCAATGGATCCAACTGATGCTGGGTACCAATAGTGAGGGTATTCTCATTCGTTGAGAAACTATGGGTCACCTCAGCACCAATGGAAGTATTGGTCAATGGTTTCACATTGTGGTAGTACGAGGCACTTAGAGAGTCACCCTTATTATTCCTGACACCAATATATGATCAAGAGTCAGACCAAAGACAAgcagaaaaggaaaataattgcAACCTTTGAGTCGTAATTAAGACTCAACAAAGTCAAATTGAAGTTGCAATTGTTTTCACTGCCTGACTTATGATAAGCTAAATGTTCAAAGCTAGAGACTATCCAATTATATATTTGAACAAAATAATCACTTACAAGGTCAAAGCAGCAATGAGGTCGGAATTTGTGAAGCTTACAGCAGCATTATATTTGGTAAAGGCTCCTGATTTTGTGTCAAAAGACACATCAGTTCCAAGGGCAAGAGCATTACTTCCCACTACACTAGAGAAGTTGATAACAGGGCTGGCTGTCAAAGCAACACTGGCGCTTATTCCAGCATAGTCATGTAAATATTGAAGTTCAAACTGTATGGCCAAGAAAATCAGATAAGTATAAAACTGACTACACACTTGAGGCAGACATAAAAAGTGGGcacttaaaaatattatatattcctttTACAAACATaatgaccaaaaatagaataGCTACTTACCTTTTCTGATCTTTGATCAGGAACTCTGAAGCTAAATATTGTCTTCAAACCAGGAGCAGGTTCATCAGCAGTGATAGTTGTGAAAAGCTGACATTTGAGACACCAAACAGTTAGGTATGCTCCTAAACTAAAGCCAACCAGTAGAAGAGCATAAATTAGAAGATTGACTCTTCCAAAGTCCCTAGGGAGGGCTAGCAATGCTAGAACTCTACCATGACAAGGGAAGTTAGAAAAATGATCAGCTACTCAACAGC of Ipomoea triloba cultivar NCNSP0323 chromosome 3, ASM357664v1 contains these proteins:
- the LOC116012011 gene encoding replication factor A protein 1-like; translation: MGMYCLLNELTTFKRRSAVKVRVVRSYTVTERRGSSEIKSKELVLHDEEATVIHACIPKDVLPKFPERFLEGSVYCFKNFYVVANWHTYKTSMHEFMLQFNHETIMKESRSENFPYHMYRPIPFHTLKSNPAIDVKQLIDVIGRIVEIRAPQEKTISGHSTVLIDFVLEDAMGNRLNCTFWDDHVAKLEPLCRSASKDPVVVLIQFCRIKLGGRDGDVKISSSYDVTQLLIDVDCPEIQNFKESLLDIGEQTPMRSIGSMTSFSFTNSIEDSTSRKMELTTISEIYENEMHGEFWVAAKINGIEKSNEWCYSSCRKLGCNKKLKMLEGDLKCTKCNMTWKNGVLRYKLRLRAVDMKGTAAFILWDRECMELIGTSATDLYERNKNTAGPIKEITGLVGKIMLFRISANTDQFINRSYAFPVLRINNDSKFVEQYCKELFAAHDKEVNSTVQLSDGDDEFLQLLSLY
- the LOC116013939 gene encoding mitochondrial outer membrane protein porin of 34 kDa-like; translated protein: MLIYTSSVPLTSVPKLQSSSPVFCVLRTPVSDSSMGKGPGLYTDIGKKARDLLYKDYQTDHKFTITTYSPTGVAITSSGIKKGDLFQGDVNIQLKNKNITTDIKVDTNSNLFTTITADEPAPGLKTIFSFRVPDQRSEKFELQYLHDYAGISASVALTASPVINFSSVVGSNALALGTDVSFDTKSGAFTKYNAAVSFTNSDLIAALTLNNKGDSLSASYYHNVKPLTNTSIGAEVTHSFSTNENTLTIGTQHQLDPLTIVKARVNNFGKASALVQHEWRPKSLFTVSGEVDTKSVDKRAKFGLALALKP